A DNA window from Danio aesculapii chromosome 1, fDanAes4.1, whole genome shotgun sequence contains the following coding sequences:
- the LOC130221128 gene encoding carcinoembryonic antigen-related cell adhesion molecule 1-like, with protein sequence MTAFWTKHPPKQGQRYSDLSVDPEYSQRLQYLGDKQQNCTVRLSHVTEKDEREYYFKFTTNKNGKYVGTPGVRLFVTDLQLESPERVTEGDSVRLTCKSSCKLTDTPTFIWYRNSERLTERSNELLLKSVRREDAGRYRCAVHGHTLTSPEVYLNVTFPKYQDSSMYAAIQIGATCAVLLLLCILLFISARKKAGVSNNRQNQVQAPPRSGRDFYENDSFENVSTI encoded by the exons ATGACAGCATTCTGGACCAAACACCCTCCAAAACAGGGTCAAAGGTATTCAGATCTGTCTGTGGACCCTGAATACAGTCAGAGGCTTCAGTATCTGGGAGATAAACAGCAGAACTGCACTGTCAGACTGAGTCATGTGACAGAGAAAGATGAACGCGAGTATTACTTCAAATTCACTACTAATAAAAATGGGAAATACGTTGGCACTCCAGGAGTGCGTCTCTTTGTCACAG aTCTTCAGCTGGAGTCTCCTGAGAGAGTGACAGAGGGAGATTCAGTCCGTCTGACATGTAAAAGCAGCTGTAAACTGACTGACACACCAACATTCATCTGGTACAGAAACTCAGAGAGATTGACTGAGAGAAGCAATGAACTCCTGCTGAAGTCAGTCAGAAGAGAAGATGCAGGCAGATATAGATGTGCTGTACATGGACACACACTTACATCACCTGAGGTCTATCTCAATGTCACCT TTCCTAAATATCAGGATTCCTCCATGTATGCAGCAATACAGATCGGAGCTACATGTGCAGTTTTACTTCTCCTCTGCATTCTCCTGTTCATAAG TGCAAGAAAAAAGGCTGGAGTGTCAAACAACAGACAGAATCAG GTTCAAGCTCCTCCACGCTCTGGCAGAGACTTCTACGAAAACGATTCGTTTGAGAATGTTTCAACTATATAA